The Drosophila simulans strain w501 chromosome 3R, Prin_Dsim_3.1, whole genome shotgun sequence genome contains the following window.
CTTATCTAATCGATAGATCACTCTTCAGTACGTCAATGTTCAGATCTTTGAAATAGACAAACTGGGTTCCTGGATAAGCCTTTCCCTCAATTCGAATGGCAAGGTGCGTTTTTGGGAGCAAGTGATACGGTGTGTTAGGATCTTCGTTTCGGGTGAGGAAATtgttcataaaataaattaataacggTGGGCCATCCACTATAAATTTCAGCAAAAGCCGAGGAGCGGATTTAGCTACCGAATTTGGTTGAATACTGTAGGTGTATATGATGCCATCAAAATTCCTCTGACCGGTATAGCTTGTTTTGGACTTTTCGTAAAAGAGCAGCTCGGCAAGTACGACCAAAAATGAGATGCGTCTGTTGGACTTCCAAGTTGTTCTGAAGACTACATTCCCCTCCTCAATAATACCGATGAAGGTGTTGGGCAATTCGACCTCCAGGTTCCAGCCCACCAAATGTTTGAGTCCCAGAATTTTAACGTTTTCAAATTCCCGCAGAAGACCCAAAACCGTCATTGCATATTGAAATCGTTTAAGCTTAAGTCCTTTAAATGGATCCTTCTCCTTGTGTCGTATGAAATTCATAACAAAATAGGTCAGAGTATCTTTGACGTCATACTGGAACTGTTTAAAATCGAAGTACAGCAGCAGGCAGAGAGCAAAGTCCGACTCAGAATTTTCGTCGTCGAAATAGGTGCATATTAAGCGCATGATCTGCAGCACGAACCTTGCATCCCGATTCCTGACACTCTCCGCAGGACGTTCCCGATGGTCAACCTCAAGCCTCCTGTGCCGGTGCATCAGGAATGAATTGCTAATCTGTTTCATCTCTTCGGACATATCGCGTATCATTTCATGAGGGCCTACATCCAAAGTGGTCATGACCATCTCCAGTACCTCAACCGGCAAGTCCAGCAATTGAATGGGCTTACTTTCTTGAGCATCctcctttttattttcggatttttcaatatatgtttcaaataaagtaaacatatTAAGACATGGCAAGGAAGTTTGATTTTATAAATGATTGTTATTCAAAAGGAGACGCTATTAAAAGAAGGCATTAGCTGACCTTAGATCCAGTGTTCGGCCACAAATTTGCAGTTCCCAGCCATATGTCACCACCTAGTCAACGTCTCAATTAGCTAACCGTCGGATATGTGCTCCCATCAGGGCTTGTTCATTAGACGCCATCAGCGGCAGGAAGCTCCAAAGTGTTGAAAAGCCAATTAGCTTTGAGCGCCGGAAGGAAGCCATAGGGGCTGTGCGTGTAAATGGAGGCTAACTGGAGCTCTGGCAAGTTTAAAGTCTTGTGAATGGAGCCGTCGAAGCCGCAGCCACTCCGACCACCTGCCACCCCCCACCAGCAATCCACCCACCCTTAGGATCTTCCCACACCGGAGCTGCGTAATTTTCTGCGTCATTTAATTAAGCCGATTCATGGCGCCCTCGAGGGTGGTGAGCCGCGTCCGGCTAAGCCGACGTCGTAGTCTGTCCCACAAGTCGAAGCTCCCACACATCAACACATCCGCACGCCCACATGTGCCCGGGTAATTAGCTCAGCCGTTCATTTcgattatttataatattttcccctaattatttattcataacTGCTAATAGTGTTTGTCGGGCTTAAGTGCCAACTGCTTATGCGGTATTAATTGGCATCACTCGATGTCCAGTGCCAAAAACATTGATACAATGTCTTGCGGCCTAATCTATACGTCATCTTCATCTAGACTGCCGAGCTGGGCTTCTTGACCCGAGTGTCGGCCAGGAAACAGGACACCACTCGATTCTCATTATCGGAGTCCAGAAGACGAATTTCCAGGCGCGTGGGCACCTCCGGCTGGTTGGTGGTGACTGGCAGGAGCAGCTGGTAGGTCACATCCTCGCCAGCATCCAGGGGACAGTAGGCGCCATGGAGCAGATTGCTGCACACGTTGCCACGGGAGGCTTCTAGGTCATAGGGTATGGTCACTCCCAGCGAGGTGAGATGCACTTCGGCTGATAGCTTCTTCATGGTATTGCGAGCTAATGAAAGGGAggacaaaaatattattgattgacgaatataaaacattatatgCATTTTACTTACTGGCAACAAATTGGATGTCGATTTTGGCCTCGGTTCCCTTCCACAAATCGCAGGGCAAGGCGTCACAATCGTCGATTTGCACCATCAGTGGCTGAGGATAGCTGCTGTCGGCACCTGGGACATTTATTTACCAGAAATTAGTTAATGATATTAAGTGATTTCTTTAACTGGACTCACATTGTCTAATTGGCGTGCTGGCCGCAATCGAAGTCCACATGATAGAAAGCACTAGGCACAGGGAGAACTTCTTGAAGCTGGACATTTTGCTCGGGGTTTTGGTAGcttgtgtgtttgctttgcaAGTACTAATGGTATTGTATTCCGTATTAACCAATCGCAGCTGTATTTATACCAAAAGTTATCAAGTTGGTACTCCTGCACTTGCTATTAATCTAATCGTTTTTGGGCTTTGAACGTTTGCACCAAAATTACGTTTGATTTTTGTGATTATATGGCGTATTAATCGCACTTAGAGGAATCCTAGGAACAAGTCTACCCAACTATTTGGTGCATACTTTATGAGTTCAATGAAAAACATGGTacatgaaaattaaatggaagAAACCCATTCTTAAAGATTTCTTATGAATTTCTGTTCGTTAATGCGCTCAAACAAGTATGTTTTTTAGATCAGTATCGATGCCAGCAAAACACTTTAAggtaaaaactattttagttAGATTAAATTATTCTAATGAATCAATTGGAGTGCTCAAGATAAAAACGGTGCTAATCATCCAAGTGCCAACATGATTGCTTTCCAGGTTCCCCAAAACCCTATATGACTCATACGCGTTCGAAGGAGCCATAGTTGGCAGTCATATTTCGTCAGTCAGTACATTTGAACTTGTTTAGGTGCATGGTCTGCTAATTTTGGCCCAGATAAGTTGGCCAGCAGGAACGCACACCTGTTGTGTTCTTGGCGATTTTGAGTTCATTTGTACGCAGACCAATGGAAGCAATAAAATTAGAAAGCGATTATCGAGTATTTATTGAAAGAAACCCGGCAAGCGAGATTACCAGATTACCAGATTGCGACACTATCCActcgttgcatactttcaggccATCGGATTATATgctctatatatatgtgtatatagagCCACCCTCCGCCGATCGGCATTAACATCAATTTATATGCATAGCCAATTTGTAGCAAGTTTTACACAATTTCTTACACCCACTTGACTCGTCGAGGGCGAAAACAGCAGCTGCCGCCAAGGGTTGCCCAAATTTCATCAATATTTCCTGATTTTGTTCGCAAATTCAACtgttttatatgcaaattagcaAAGCGATTTTTCGCCCCCGCCAccaattgattttaaaatgtttacgcTCCTTCGTAAATGAGTAAATGATTGCCGAGATTTTGGGTTCGGAATGGAAACTTGAGCATTCAATTGACCGAAAcgtttgtttaatttgcatattttttataattaatttgcgcgttaatgaaattttaatgcatttccaGTGGAATTTCAGGGTGGAAactgaatttcaattttatcaatttgcaatttgaaaGGTTCACTTTTCTTAACGTTTAGGTGAAaactatttgcatatttgcacaTTTAACAATCATTTCAAGGCAATCCACCTTCAAAGCTTAATAATTTACAGTTCCTGGGAAACCACTAGGCATTTTCCCAGGAATTCCAACTCGTACTCGGTATCCATCAATGGCAAAGGAAATTACTTTTGAAAAGTCGTGCTCTGAAATTATGTAACTCAAGGCTTCCAgctaacattttaattatacgcAGGTAGCCAGAAATTGAGAGCGAGTGGCacatatttatgcaaattaagcaAACTTCTTTTCGCTTGAAGTGGGCACATTTCTCAGCTGAAATTGCGTTGCCAGGCGAGCGGAAGGACGCAGGAGCGGCAAGGACATGCTCCTAAATGCCAACACTTTGGGGGGAAATCGCTCCATAGCTCCACACAGCTCAACAGCCGAACTTGTTGCAACGCATGTTCCTCCTGATTTCGGAGAACATGAATTTCGCATTCACTTAATTACAGTGCCAAAAGAGCAGGGCCGTCTGTTCAGCGGGGACTGAGCAATTAAATAGCATCCCTGGCCGCGCTTGACATGCtggaaaaatttaataaaatacattttttgcatgacggcatatgcaaattgccatTGGCAAATGAGTCTCCGCCAGTGCGGCCATATCAAAGGGTGCAGCAGGGCGAGAAATACCTCCCATGTCGCCACCCCCAACAATTTGCCCAGTGGAAAGTGCGAGGAATTGTCTCAAGGCCAGTTGGTCACCTGGTTGACCAAAAGCAATCATAGATTTTTCCTTGTTAAAGAAATTCAGTTGAATGCACTTGGATAGTCGGAGCTACACCCTTTTGCGTTAGGGTTGCTCTGACCAATGCTGCCCATTAGCCTCATTTCGAGaaaaaataactttgtttAAAGCAATGCCAAAAATAGTTCTATAAAGcattataaacatatttcaagTACATAgacaaacatttaaattaaaattaaatactatGTGGCATTGGCAGCACTGGCTTTGACCCCATTGGCAGCACCTGTTGAGGGGTAAAAAGGACACGGGTTCATGGGCAATTGGGCGTGAGTGGCCTTTTGGGAAAATTCCTTTATTAATTGACAGCACACGGCAGCAGCTCCAAAAATgtaatgaaaaattaacaacacGAAAATCAAATTGCCGCCTAATTGAGACACAATGGCCGCGCCAGTTTGTCAGTTTGTCGTTCGGTATTGAATTACGTGCaaacaaatatcaaattgaaatagaaTAGACATCCGGATGACGGGCAACGGGAGTTGCCAGGGGGAAAGGCCACAGGATTGGCGTGacaaattgtttggctttggcgCTGGCATTTAATGTCTGGCTTGATTTGACAAATTAATTGAGTTACCGCGGCAGCGTGCTTTTCAGGGCGGGGCTAGTGATAGCCAGTAACTAACCAGTCTATTCAAAAATGAAAGCTCAGTGAACCCCATGTGGCCAAGTCAaaaagtgttgcctacttttcgtCTCGAAATAATCAATAATCAATGTCTTaacccccccacacacacacacataagcaTTATTGATATAAAAGGGCACATCAAAGATAAGCTGAGCATCCGTAAAATACATTTgggaatatgcaaaaatggaGATTACCCAAAAGTGCAAACGGAAGTCGAGGCAAGTGGAAATGTTTGCCTGCAAAAGTATTCGGGTATCAGATTTTCCGGCCCAGATAATTGCATTAGATGCCACCGAAAATAGAATCCCGGAATCAATGTATCAGGACTGAGGACTCCGGTTGATGCTAATCAAATATTGCGGTTCCCTAAGATCCATTTCGGGCTATATGTCGGGGATATTTTTTGTCGTGCCGGATTTTCCATTGCTTTGACATATTAAATAATGTCACAACAATTACATGTGCGGAGCAACGACAGTTTCTgggtaaaaagaaaaaaatacatttgccGGGGAGAAGGGTGGCAAGTTCAAAAGCATTTCGAGAAAATCTCATGCTGCGCTGCGGCTGTCCACATGGCAAGTCACCACCAACCGATGCGAAATGTTGCAAAATATCGGCGAGCGTGGATTGAGGAATAGAGAAGAACTTCCAAAACATAATGAATGTTTTAGCTACAGAACCGCTTGAGCGACCCTCGCTTCTTTTACCTTTGGAAAATTCGCCAACATTTGAGTTCCGGGTAGGTAGGATGGCGTCGTGGAGGGGGAGTTATCTTTTCCAGCTTACTTGCGTCCGTTTCCTTTATACTCGCACATTTTCCTGCCCCGCAGAAGTTCCATTGTCAGTGGCTTTGGCCGAGGCACAAATGTCTGTGGGTTTTCCATTGCCATCAGGGGCTTAGTGGCCTGCCTGCGGAGTGCTCAGGGATTTATTTTGGCACTGCCTTTGTGCTCCCGGAGCCCATGAACTCGGCGATAAAGTGATAAAATTCAGCAAAAcgttttcataattttccgATCCATTCGCAGGGGCCAGTGATTGCAGATGTAATGCTGTGAATTGATTGGGAAAATCTTCATTTGATTAGatacaattatttataaagtatatgtTTATTAAGTAATTGGTACCAATTTGATTGAAATATTATGAAGTAATTGATTCAAATGTTAAATTTCGTAGGtactaatttttaatgttttcccaTTTGAGTGCTATAGCATTCATCCAAAACAAGAAGTTACCGACCACGATTAGATAGTCCAAATCCGATCGCATTAGCCGAGATACAGCTCGGTTCTGGCTATAAAAACGATGTGGGCACCGTTGGCCGAAAGCAATTCGCATTGAGAAACATGGAAGTCAAGGTGTTGGTTCTGATCTCCCTGGGATTACTATCGCTGGCTGAGGCTCAGCAGGAGCATCCGGCGACGTCTGTGAAGAAGTGTAAGTACATTTTCTAAACAAACACCACAGTACCCATAATACAACACAATATAACACTAATTAGGTTCCGGAAGTAAGCCCTTTCCGCTCGAGGTGCGTGTCCACAACTGCGTTACTCCACCCTGCCAGATTGTGAAGGGAAGTACCCAGAAGTTCGAGATCGATTTCGCCGTGGACAAGTACATCACCCAGCTGACGACCTTGGTAAAGGCCACCACACTCGGAATCATCACGGTGCCATATGAACTGCCTGCGGATGTGGCTGCCGTGTGCCCGAATCTCCAGTACGGCGCCTATTGCCCGCTGTATCCCACCGAGGATGTCTCCTATTTGTTCAGCTTTCCCATCGGCGAATATCCCGAGATCGGCGTGAAGATCGAGATCTATCTGGTGGATCAGGACAATGAGATTGCCACGTGCTTCGTGTGCGATATTAAGGTGGTCAAGGGCAACGGCGGCAATACGGTCTATGAGCTGGACTATCTCAACTAAAGTTGGGCCTAGTTAATTCATCAATTGGTTTAAATTACTGTGATATAGCAttctttattttccaaaaTCCATCGCTGAGCTCCCCCAGCGTTGTctcatgaatatttaataaaattttaaaagctttaCCTCCCACATATGAGGGTTGTTTCCCTAAGTAGATCTCTCAGCTCTCAGAGTAAAGCGGAAACCCACTTTGTAGTCTGGCACTTCGAAGACTCATTTTACAATGGCGCTATCTGCACACGCTGCCATCAAGGTGTAAAACTCGAGTGGGCGAAAAGCTATAATCGaatcaaatattaattcgCAAATCTTACGCCTGATTACCCTAGGACACCTGGTCGTGTCCAATCAGAAGGAGATGGAGGGAAATGTACCCGGTTATCAATGACCATTTTTGAAAACCCGGCAACCTAACTATACTATCAGATTTATTTTCAACGTATGTAGACACTGTAAACAATTGACTCACCTTTTAGAAGGTTTATAAAGTTTGAAAACTGGAAATGAAATTTTGGAAATGACAAAAATCTTCTAAAATAGTATATTTTCTTTATCTTTAATGTTTAACAGGAATAGGAACGCAccttttttaactaaaattctaTTTAATCTGGCATCTGGAAATAAACTTTCATAAGTCGTTCTATAGTGCACtgaaatttaatacaatgatTTATATGGCTTTTCAGCAATTCAGTAGAGTACGTCTTCAAAAGTAGGCCCATAAATCATGTTTGCAAATGATAGGCTTCATTGGAAACACTTCTCATTATGATTTAATCTGATGGTAATCACTATcatagttatatttttttaactcaGATTTTCTCCGAGTGTACGGTTGCACCCAGCAAGACGTTAATCGCCTTATCACGCAGGAGAGCCCAACTTTTGGCCATATGGTTAATGCGATCTACGGCGGTCAATAAATGATTATCACGACGATTTTATTAGCCAATTCTGCCACTGAATCAGTGGAAATAAATTACTGGACTTTCGGTGCAAAACGCAACGTCACAGATGactgtatataaataaacacgCTTGAATATCTAATCGTCGGGGCCCAGAAACGTGTTAATCTGTAGCCTGATTGTGCACTGGGTACACTGGAATCCGTGACGTAGCCAAGGTAAACAAATGGTCTTATCATTGCAAGAGTTTTGTGGTTTATTATTTGGCAAACAAGTGGAAATATTCAGTCGGCCGAAACGGCTGGAGTTGCGTACATCGTCGGCTTAAAGGGGGTTCGTCCAGTCCAACAGATATCCGTCCATCTGTGCTGCAGTGGCTCCCTTCCGGATTTTACAGCTCACGACGAAACAGGTGATCGCTTCGTTCTGGGCATCGTTCAACGTGACCGTGACATCCGCCGTGATTTCCGGGAACGAGGGCTCCACGTAGAAGTTGAACTGGTACGTGACATCCTCGTCCTTGTCGATGGGACAGATGGCACCGTACAGGAGATTGCGGCACACGTCGGACACTTCATCGGGCAGGACATATGGCAGATTCATGCCCAACACCTTTGCCGTTGTGGTGGCCGTGATGCTCTTGATATTGTTGTTATCTGCAAGAGATCGGGATGAGAGTCAAGTGGACAAGGATATAGATGG
Protein-coding sequences here:
- the LOC6728690 gene encoding uncharacterized protein LOC6728690 — protein: MSSFKKFSLCLVLSIMWTSIAASTPIRQCADSSYPQPLMVQIDDCDALPCDLWKGTEAKIDIQFVATRNTMKKLSAEVHLTSLGVTIPYDLEASRGNVCSNLLHGAYCPLDAGEDVTYQLLLPVTTNQPEVPTRLEIRLLDSDNENRVVSCFLADTRVKKPSSAV
- the LOC6728691 gene encoding uncharacterized protein LOC6728691: MEVKVLVLISLGLLSLAEAQQEHPATSVKKCSGSKPFPLEVRVHNCVTPPCQIVKGSTQKFEIDFAVDKYITQLTTLVKATTLGIITVPYELPADVAAVCPNLQYGAYCPLYPTEDVSYLFSFPIGEYPEIGVKIEIYLVDQDNEIATCFVCDIKVVKGNGGNTVYELDYLN